Proteins encoded together in one Lathyrus oleraceus cultivar Zhongwan6 chromosome 5, CAAS_Psat_ZW6_1.0, whole genome shotgun sequence window:
- the LOC127083858 gene encoding protein phosphatase 2C 37: MAGMCCGFVGEGDSSANSRPSRRRNLDMLPFKYIADMTVAPSGTSRKRRQADLSGKKDFESCEGSNGDRGNEKSKKNKNESSKVSENKPSTEGNLEDGEFPKFGVTSVCGRRRDMEDSVSVQTSFYEELFHFFGVFDGHGCSHVATMCKERLHEILKEQINESQENFEWNSTMQQGFARMDDEVQRWNSSSQTVTCRCELQTPHCDAVGSTAVVAVVTPDKIIVSNCGDSRAVLCRNGVAIPLSFDHKPDRPDELIRVEAAGGRVIYWDGPRVLGVLAMSRAIGDNYLKPYVISEPEVTVTERRVEDECLILASDGLWDVVSNETACGVVRMCLKAHMMTSPAESPANNEVTTDGSDQACSDASILLTKLALARHSSDNVSVVVIDLRKDQRPTSNSNYNLIN; the protein is encoded by the exons ATGGCTGGAATGTGCTGTGGCTTTGTTGGAGAAGGTGACTCTTCGGCGAATTCACGTCCTTCTAGACGCCGGAATTTGGACATGCTACCTTTCAAATACATCGCTGACATGACTGTTGCACCATCCGGAACTTCACGGAAACGCCGTCAAGCGGATCTCAGCGGTAAGAAAGATTTTGAAAGCTGTGAGGGCTCAAACGGTGACCGTGGAAACGAGAAGAGTAAGAAGAACAAGAACGAATCCTCCAAGGTTTCTGAAAATAAACCTTCAACAGAAGGTAATTTGGAAGATGGAGAGTTCCCGAAGTTTGGAGTTACTTCGGTTTGTGGTAGAAGAAGAGACATGGAAGATTCTGTTTCCGTTCAAACTTCTTTCTACGAAGAACTGTTTCACTTTTTCGGTGTTTTCGACGGTCACGGCTGCTCTCAT GTTGCGACTATGTGTAAGGAGAGACTCCATGAGATTCTGAAGGAACAGATCAATGAATCGCAAGAGAATTTCGAGTGGAACAGCACTATGCAACAAGGCTTTGCTCGCATGGATGACGAAGTGCAGAGATGGAATAGCAGCAGCCAAACTGTTACTTGTAGGTGCGAGCTTCAAACTCCTCACTGCGACGCAGTTGGATCTACTGCCGTGGTTGCTGTTGTCACTCCTGACAAAATCATTGTCTCTAACTGCGGCGATTCTCGCGCTGTTCTCTGCCGTAACGGCGTCGCCATCCCACTCTCCTTCGATCACAAG CCGGATCGACCAGACGAGTTGATCAGAGTCGAAGCTGCAGGAGGGCGGGTGATCTACTGGGATGGACCAAGAGTGCTTGGTGTACTTGCCATGTCTAGAGCAATAG GCGACAATTATTTGAAGCCGTATGTGATATCTGAACCTGAAGTAACTGTTACGGAGAGAAGAGTTGAAGACGAGTGTTTGATACTGGCTAGTGATGGACTATGGGATGTTGTTTCAAACGAAACCGCATGTGGAGTTGTGAGGATGTGTTTGAAGGCGCATATGATGACTTCACCGGCTGAGTCTCCGGCTAACAACGAGGTGACTACTGATGGTTCTGATCAAGCATGTTCTGATGCGTCCATTCTGTTGACTAAGTTGGCTTTGGCAAGGCACAGTTCGGATAATGTGAGTGTGGTGGTGATTGATTTGAGGAAAGATCAACGACCAACATCAAACTCCAActataatttaattaattaa